atgtgtgtgtgtgtctgtgtgtgtgtgtgtgtgtgtgtgtgtgtgtgtgtgtgtgcgcgtgtgtgtgtgtgtgtgtgtgtgtgtgtgtgtgtgtgtgtgcgtgtgcgtgtgtgtgtatgagtGCGCGAGAAATATAGTTGGGTATGGTATATACCTACTACGAGGCATCTGATGGTAGTAAGAGGTTTTCAGTTTTAAGGTAGTCGAGTTGAGCAAGCCAGTTAGTCAGGACTGCCCTACAGTCATACAGTTTTAATGGATAGAAATTGAGTCTTTTATTTAACCTATTATACAGCTGTGCCGAAAAAGTGCATCAAATTGTCTTCTTGCAAAAGTGGATTTACATTGAGGCATAGGAGCTACagttttttgtacctacttcttatttatatatatttgattGAACCAGTTATCCGCGGCTATGCTCGCTTAAGGCTGAGGTTtggcagttaaattgaaatccCAAGACAATGGAATATATTTCAAGCAGATGATaatgggttcaaacctcggcttgCTCCTCTGAGTTTTgccattacatttgaaattcaccacgagctttacggtgaaggaaaacatcgtaaggaaacgtGGACGCgtctgcgaagtaattcaatggtgtgtgtgaagtgcccaatccgcactgagctcgcgtgggaactacggcccaagccctctcatactgataaaagctagttattaaataaagtCAAAGGTTATAATAAGAAGTCCATgtctattatattttttagtcaGCAAGGCGCTCAAGACAAAGTACGTACCGGACGCGTTCTTCAAagattcatcatcccagcctatacacgtcccactgctgggcacaggcctcctctcagaacaagagggcttgggccatagttccctctcgggcccagtgcggattgggaacttgacacgcaccattgaattgcttcgcaggttgtgcaggtttcatcacgatgttttccttcaccgcaaagctcgtggtaaatttcaaatgtaattccgcacatgaattttgaaaaactcagaggtgcgagccggggtttgaacccacgaccctctgcttgagaggcgataggtcaaaccactaggccaccacggctatattcaaaccactaggccaccacggctatattCTTCAAAGATTGCCTACTGATTTATACTACGCCATAACCATAAACATATAGCTACTTCATGTCATCCGTCGCGGTCTTAACGCAAATCCATAGAGGCCTCGAAAAATTCAGCGCACCCATAAAAATACAGTGGAGCACCGAACAAAGACCGATTTTCAATGGCCGCAATAAAATTGAGAAGATAAGGCTCGATTCCGGTTTACAGCTCTACGTTAGGGTTCGCACTTTTTAGGTCGTCAGGAAAACCCATTGGGAGTCTACTGAGTCATATtcaagcgtttcaaccgtcttAGCAGgcctattacgaaactcgaaactcgaagttcgtgtcatgcggtccctctgacacttatgctatttaatacgagagcgagagggacggcacgatacgagcttcgagtttcgagtttcgtagtagccctgcagttttcGTGCTCACATTTATGAAGaagctgtagaatttgatgacattttacATTATTCCTGAAGAcatcctgtacttctactagataacctgaaaactgtaacagaatcttttTACCCTTTTACCCTACTACCCTACCCTATAATGACCCAATAATGCGACTGCGATGACGAAGCGTTGGTAGGCCTCCCaccagatggactgacgacatcgtgagtgttgccggaaaccggtggatgcaagtggcgagttgtcgttcattgtggcgttctaggggaggcctttgttcagcagtgaacgtcttccggctgatgatgatgtgtgaTTTAgtcttagtttattttattatacttaggtATACAATTTTGCATGATACTTGTTTACTCGTACTTGTATCTTGTATCTTTTCAAGAGAAGTAAAAAACTGGCGTCATAAATTCGGCTCGAAACACGCTTGACAGACGAAAATTTGattcctctcattctgagaggaggcctgtgcccagcagtgggacgtatataggctgggatgatgatcatattattatttctataaTAACTTATCTTTCAGAGACTACTtacttacgaaattaaaaaaaaagtgaacattAAATTGCCAATGTGGGAAATTTCCAATCTGTGCCCTCCGAAATGGTAAAAAAAGCGTTGGAACGCATTCTACCGTGGACCGACAACATCGCTGCAAGTGGTATTATTACCTAGTAGGTGGCGTCCTAAACGCCTTAGTTCAACATTGGATgtcttgatgatgatgatggtatatGCCGGCAAAAATCTAGAGCAAAACCATTACCAAAAGTGCCAACCCTGACTGGAGTCGACACTTAGTAAACTTGGCTACTCCGTGTCAATGCTTGAAAAACCGTAGTCTTAGCGAAGCCCAAATAGGATTCCACTACCCACAAATAAAGTTCAATTTGCATTGGGATCTTTCGACTGGCAAATAAGCAGGGATTCCAGAATTAGGTCACGGGCCTATTCTCGACCGTCGACATTGCAATGTCGAGATTCGAGTCATGTGTCTTTATTTAACGCTGGTGGATCGAGATATAATTGACTTGTCCACAAAAATCTGAGTTAGTTTTCGtgtaaaaagcagctggtctacgtagcaaattagaaattggtctaagtagtaagtggtctaagaagcaactggtctaagtagcagcttgtctaagtatcaaatggtctaaaattctttaaCTCAAAGTCGCTTCGCAGAGCTCCTATTCAGCGTGGCTGAGGCGtatcgcgccttgacgcaactctaacctaacctaacctaccgatgtttttttacccccgacgcaaaaacaggggtgttatacgtttgaacgatatgtgtgtctgtgtgtctgtctgtggcaccgtagctcgtaAACGGGTGAACTTATTTGaaaagcggtttttttatttgaaagtatgGTTTGTAACGATGTTTCttaaacatattttatcaaaatcggttcatccgtttttgagatattgaactttgaagtgacaatgtcgggggtttttcaactttttgttggttaggttatcaagtgttcgacaaaaacaggttaggaccagttgcttcttagaccacttgctacttagaccagctgcttttttagacgaaatgatattaacccaaaaatatgttaatataGACTTTTCCTCAAAAATTGGATTATAGTTATTCGGCCAGTTTGGTAGatttcagaaaatattgaacatatatttttcttttgtcaattaaacaaaaaataatgtagagccatgaactaaaacaataactttcctcaccgcgaccttatgacagctacgtttatgcaagaaatgtgtgtttatgcagttcctccaccgcCACACCGTAAGAACACTCGctgaagtcaaagtcaaagtcaaaatacctttattcaatttaggctataacaagcacgtatgaatttcaaaaaaaaatctaccaccggttcggaaaaatctaTGTTGataagaatccggcaagaaactcaacgaggtaactattttttaaacagatttataatattattaaatgaaatctatacatcacaagtatttaactactatcatctatcatcatcattatcatctttgatttgtgtgtgttcttacagcgtagaggtggaggaactgcatgaacacacttttcttgcataaacttagctgtcataaggtcgcggctGAGGAAAATAACTTCAGTTTAATTTATATGGATCTTTGcaaatgaagccgtggtggcctagtggtttgacccatcgcctctcaagcagagggtcgtgggttcaaaccccggctcgcacctttgagtttttcgaaattcatgtgcggagttacatttgaaatttaccacgagctttgcggtgaaggaaaacatcgtgaggaaacctgcacatacctgcgaagcaattcaatggtgtgtgtgaagttcccaatccgcactgggcccgcgtgggaactatggcccaagccctctcattctgaggggaggcctgtgacctgcagtgggacgtatataggctgggatgatgatttgcaaattacgcctgattcaataaataaagataTAGCCAGCTAAACGGGCAagcggtgaatgcaagtggcgagttgtctttcatagtggcgttctaaggggcttggttcaacagtggacgtcttccggctgatgatgatgatgatgagttaaaGACGATCGGACgaccgaatggccaagtggttagagaacctgactacgaagcttgaggtctcgggttcgattcccagccggatatttttataaataatacgaatgtttgttctcggatcttggatgcttaatatgtatttggcAATAATCTGGcaaacaatttcatatttgCGGCTTTTTCTGTTGAAACGCTAGGTCCGTGGGGTCTCGAAGTAAAAAAGGAGCTTGCCCGTTCCACTggcgaccatagggctggctctttcctcggtcaacgtattggcattgccatacaacgaggaaacgcaacCAGCCTTATGGgtaccctgcccaatagcagcgacttgggtgatattcgtaaatatacatttttaggattagagtaagttagttttagttctattttttctttattcttgttaattattgtatatattatttgtttctttataaataaatatagtaatcactcttcaaaaaaaaaataagtatgtagttgcctagtatccatactaCCAGCttcgcttagtttgggactaggtcaattggtgtcaagtgtcccatggtacatattattatttatttatttatgaatgatCCGGTGACTTCACGCTTAGCGACACATTAGCAAGCGTGACGCCATGGGCCACCATtcctgcagagctactacgaaactcgaaactcgaagttcgtatcgtaccgtccctctcgctctcgtattaaatagtataagtgtcacaaggaccgcacgacatgaccttcgagtttcgagtttcgtagtagccctgctgaacttTGACGAGCTctgtctttgttttttttttgtttaattgacaaaagaaaagatACGTGTACACAATATTATGTGATAATCTCTCTGAcggactaaggggctgtttcagcacccattgattaattttattagacggttaaaatgtgatgccttctccgtctattcgaacaaaacaaatagagacggcatcacatttatccgtcaaataaatttaatgattgAATGGTGAGACAGGGggttaatacaataatttatacttttgaatttttcaGGAATTATTATGTGTAATCACGTTTGTAATTTTACCATAATTTTCACCGAAGGAAAACATTGCGAGAAAACTTGCACTTAGTTTGCGAAGCAATCCTAAACATTCTGCAGTGAGAcccttgcccagcagtgggtcgtatataggccGGAAATATTACGATGATAAAacaagtttgaatttattttagacCCACTAAAACAATGTATTCAGAACCGCTCGCCGACTGTACTTAGACAAAGCGCCACGTTACAAGTGATTAATTACATTTCTGCTGGTTAATTTATTCTTTTGTATCGTTTCATAAGTACTTAGCGTTAATGCTTTCGATCATTTGGGTTACGGAGCGTAGATTTTGTTAGAAAGATTAGATGGATGACTTTCAAGAAAGTTTTGATTTACAGTTTACATGCGAGTTTATTTAGgcgtcttaagccgagtttagacttgcaagaaatatcgtgcaagttgcattacattgcgaagaCGTAAAGCCaatgagtttgtagtggtcaatcgagcgccgcaatgtaatgcaacttgcataagttttcttgcaagtctaaactcggctttaggctcagtttcattggtcgataGGGCCTTTAATGCAGGGCACGGAAGTTTTCCATAATGCATGCCCGGCCCGCCTTCGGGGAGCCTTTTTCATTAGTCGATAGGGCTCTAATGCGGAGTACGAGAGATTTGGATGTTTCGTTTCGGATGGATTGGTCTAGAGCCCCGTGGTGCTATTGGTAGCCTTGGCTTGCATAGCTACAAGATGCAGGTTCGAACCCAGGGCATTCgagaataaaaaaagtaatacaagtAAATACTGatccagtgagatacacctttggccccATCTGTAttttacatcaggtgagatggTGGTCAATCATAGTctgtttttaaccaccgacgcaaaaagaggggtgtaataagtttgaccgctatgtgtgtctgtctatggcaccgtagctcttaaacgggtagaccgatttggatgcggttctttttatttaacagcaggttttctagcaatggttcgtagacatgtttcatcaaaatcggttcagccgtttttgagatattgaactttgaagtgacaaagtcgggggttttccaagtttttgttggtcaggttaggttatatattaCGAATTACCTCAAAGTATGATACCGTAACGTAGGTTAGACTAAATTCAAGTGCCCGAATATAGCTGGTAGAGTCAAACTTTGTTTCAAGTCCCTATAACAGAGCGCGCAATACGAGCATTGACCACGTTACGTGTATGTGTAAGAAAGTCTCGGGCGGACCTTTATAATAAGGCGCTTGGCATCCAGGTGTTCTAAGCGATGTGTcgccaaacacacacacacacgcacacacacacgcacacacacacacacacacacacacacacacacacacacacacacacacacacacacacacaataaatAGAATAGTAATAGGAATatagattaaatataaataattaaagaaaaatatcatataaatctgtaaattaaatgtaactaatTAATGCATGTTATTTACGTCTACTTCGggtaatatttattgaataccTTATTGCTATTGTGGAAGAGCGGGATTTCCTGACACAGGTGTATATTCACTTACTAGGAAATTCCGGCCCtgtttagaaatattatttcatgtttacctgaataaagttttttttttttttgatgtgtcTCAAAATCTGTAACAGCCTTATTGACAGAGCTGCGCCATTCCAGTCTCTGCTTCGCGAGATCTTGTTAACTCTCGCATGGGATGTTACATGCAGTAAGGTGGTGCTTTAGATCATCCCTGTAACGCCTGCTGTGTGCTATGGCCTACTGGAGTCCACTTGCCTTCCTTCAAAGTTACCATAGTAAAGAAGACATCATTCACCCAAATTCAATGTCGTGATGAGGCACGGTAATCCCAGTCTAAGCGTGCCATCTATTTTGAGCTTTAACTGGAAAGTTTCATAACCGGAAAATACTCCAGCACGGCCCGGAAAACCCCCTTACCCCCTTTCTTACAAAGAAAGTCCTATCTGTAACCATTAGGTAATGGTTGTTGGCACGCAAATTCCGACCTTGGAGCTTCAATCTTAGGCGCATTAAGGACATAAATCCAAAAGCTTGAAGTAGATGCAGGGAATATTGAAGCTTGAAAGGCTGTGTAAAGGGTTCTTTTGGGAGTCAGGTCAGGTAAATGTGAGAGCGCAAGGTAAGTGTTGGAGTTTATGATACTTTATATTAGGTATTGAAAGCGGATTTGTGGCAAAAATATGGATGAAAAGtgtattatttatcaaaaaaattcaGTGTTGATGTTTGCTTTGTCATGAACTTACTTAAAGCTCCATAAACAGGTAAATTTTGAATATGGTTTCGCACGTGACTTTCAAAAAACTCAAGGTGCAAGCCTtggtttaaacccacgatcctctgctttagaGGCGATATGTCGAAGCACTAGGCCACCAAGCTTTTTTTTCAtcagaatattattttgaaaatatactcCTTTGAACACCGATCAAAGTATGGAAACATTTattaaacagatttaaaaaaaacctaaatgatttttacaaaaagtgaaaaaattcGGATATAAGTTTCaagtttctttaatttaatttttaatacatgctttATTTGCGGACcgtatttttgctgactgtacatgcattttcattttgcaggtggtaagaccttttgcaaggtccgcctgaattgctaccaccatcctgctcgctaatcctgccgtgaagcagcagtgctggcactgttgtgtttcggcaaggtttcggcgtggagagtaagacagccggtgaaataactggcacttgaggtatcccatctcaggcctttcggttggcaacgcatctgcaatacccctgatattgcagatgtttatgggcggtggtgatctcttaccattaggagacccacttgctcgtttgccatccagtcaaataaaaaaaactgctggGTCAAAATTTACTTGTAAGGTTTGAgccaacaaacagggcaaggcaagttaataaaagcttgtactttgtAAATAATATGGTATTGTGTATGactgtgttgcgaggaatgtatttttcgtGACCCAATAGAAACAtttcatttacccatcctcgcacagcacatctctggtggaaacagctgagcagagcgaggcgAGGAAAATGAAGCGTTTATTCATTCATGATTTAAAAACACATTCGTCACacgctacacatcctcgcacatctctggtggaaagggCCGTTAGGTAAAAAGAGGTTTTTAAACCACAACTAACAAAACATGCCGACCTTTTTGTTGATAAATTCCTAATTGTGTTTAACAGTCAAACTTGAGTCAAACAAGAGTCAAACAAACGTCAGCTTGACATTAGTAACAATCACAAGCTGCTCGTAATTCTTAACGGTATATTTTTACTAGTTTATAAAGTCTTAATTTTCTTTAGGATATACTTTTATCAGACGATCAGTTATATGGCATCAGGTATTTATCAGAATATAAAGTGATTTtagtatttacttaattaagagCTCATAAAATATCTTGAAAGCCATCATAAGTATTCATATGCAACCTTACCAATACAACTtatcaatattaaaattttttagtgtaccgtACGGTCAAATTAAGCCACTACTTAAATGacttaccagggtggaacctttgtgctactgatatcATATTGATATACCACACATTTACCTAAAATGTCATAGCGAAATTGCTCATGAAAAGGTTCCTCCCTGATActcgattcagtttcctcgattaCATCTCAAGGAAGAAAAGAAACCCTTACAGATTACCTcgatgtttgtctgtctgtcaaggtTAATTTTCTAAGAAACGCGTTGGGGAATTAAGTTGATATCATTGGCATCTATGTAGTTGGCATCTAAGTTGATATCATTGGCATCTATGTAGTTGGCATCTAAGTTGATATCATTGGCATCTATGTAGTTGGCATCTAAGTTGATATCATTGGCATGTATGTCTTAGCTTATGGCACTAGACTGGCAGTTTgaaacaaaacgcgcggcgcattaATCATCagcatcaatattactttgacacaaccccttcCTGTCACGGACGTTAACAAACTATAGCGAAAGGTTCTCAAATCCGCTCTGTGAACAAATtgtgtgcgccgttttgatgtaagaaacatgcagtctagtacatagatgtcgatggttgATATTAATaccaaatatttatgttttatgagaCGTATGTAGGTTGGTTGGGACGAAGAtaatcatgtcagccaaaagaccactgctggacaacggcaTCTTTCCAAGAGTTCCACAACGATCGGTAAAAATGAAGAGTACCTACAGTTTAGTAAAAATGCCCATCATAACAACAAAATACGAGTCATCTGAGACGTGGgtggtccagttaggtaggtccaacttcgagaaagtgATTACTCGTCGAATcggactcggctgggcagcgttcgggaagcttcgcagtgtcttttcgttcaaattaccgcagtgtttaaACTCAAAactctttgaccagtgtgtgttgccagtatgacatacggatctgagacgtgagcgctaacgatgggcctcatgaggaagctcaaagtcactcaaagggctatggagagggctatgctcggggtttctctgcgggatagaaacaggaatgatgatatccgcagtagaactaaggttaccgacatagcccgaaaaattgcgaaactgaagtggaaGTGGGCGGGCACATTTCTCGCAGGACTAATGGCCGATGGGTTCAGAGGGTTCTCGAATGgcatccgcggaccgggagacgagctgtcagtaggccttcaacaagatgaagcgacgacttggttaagatcgcaggatcgcggtggatgcggaaagcacaagactggtctgagtggagagccttgggggaggccatgtccagcagtgaacgtctttcggctgacatgatgatgatgatgatgatgacgagtcATTTTGTATCAACCCAgctgttgtttttgttttgtgttacGTTTGTTTAGTACCTGTAAAGGTTAGAAAGTAATATTATACAACTGATAAATTGTTGATAAGAGCCACTTATTCCATTTAGAAAATTGGAAGTTTAATTTTAGGTACATAAAATTATGTTtgcattttataaaattttattttagagtTACAAACAGGACTacccttgtttattttaaacatagGCTGCTTTAATCATGAACCATGACGATGCTTTCTTTCACCGAAAAGCTGGATCTTGTGTGATCAAAGTTGTTGTAATCATGGGaggttaataaattaataaagtggTCAAAATACTTGAAATTTTACCCTATCTCTGACTGCATGTTCTTAATATGAATATAGAGTAAATCAATTATTATTCAAGGAACATTTTCTTCTTTTCTATATTGAATCAACTGTGCTGTCTTCTCCGCCCTAAATTAAACTAACTTACCAACCCTTTACTTTATTATGCCCATTAGGAAATATCTTCTCGACTTTGGCCACAAACGAGAAAAGTTACAAGACTTACAAGATAAGTTAAACGTTTGCATTCATGGTTATGTTCAGGAACCAAGTTGTCTGGTCAGAGTTATTTCACTCGAGCTCGAATATTAAGTTTGAATTGACGTGATATTTTTTCAGAACTACCAGCAGAAGTAAATGGGATAAATTTAGCTGATTATTTTCCAAGTACACGTTCATATAATTCAGTTGTTTATGTGCATAAGAAATTCTTTAATGATCATAAAGAAAAAGCGCCTATTGCAGACATTAGCGACAAAATCGAAAATATCGAACCGATACAGAAAGAATGTaagaagaaatataaaaaagataaattgaaaaataaagtaagtaacgATGAAAAAAACCATAATCAGACTAGCGTTAACAACGACGAAGTTTTAGGACAAACCATAAGATTTGCCAAAAACATAGTACCTATAGTTATACCACCTAATCAAGATACTTCTCCTGTTTATTATACTATAAAAACTTCAAGAAAGTCTAGGGTTACCAAATGTAAGCCGCGAGATTCTGATCTCACTCACGACTTGACGTACGAAAAACAGCAACGTaagaaaataattgaaacatttagaaaagaaaaatacaaatcgCACACAGAATGCTATAGCCACGAATCTGTTAGCAGATCATCTAAAAGCAACACTTcagaaaacataattataaatcaTTCTTTATGTTGTTCCTTTTCTGAAATTTCTGAAGAGAAACACAATAGACTTCGTAAAGTTAgtaaaaaacctgaaaaacGTTTAATGGCGTCTGAGTCATTCGAAGCATTAGCCACAGAACTACTAAATACATCAGGTGatgcaaatattaaaatacatctgaTGAATGACACAGCTAAAGACCTTTTTTACGCATCCATCCGTAACCCTGTCATAGAAGCCATAAAAGAATCTGTTTCAGAAATAATTACTCACAAAGGAAGTCCAGAGTGTAAAGTTGTGCATAAGTATGTGCAGTGTCATACACAGAAACTAGACAATATTTTAGACAAGTTAACATGCAttgagaaaaaattaaattgtgcTGACGAAAAAGTTAAAACACAGAATGTTAAAGTGTTCAAGTCGGCTCTTGAAGAAATAGGTGAGGATATCATTGAGAATGAAGACATGAGTGAAGATGAAGATGTTTCTAATGCTTATAGTGCTTTGGAACAGCGTAAAGTAAGGTGCCCCAGTGGTGTTACTAAACTAAGTCCGATACAAAAGAACTTGGAGAAAGAATTAAATATTGGCGGTGGAGAGGAAATGCCTGGCGCTAAGACATCTGTTACTCCTAAAGTGCTGTCGGATCGTCCGAATAGAATTCCTGCTAGATATTGTTGGACTGATTCGACTACCTAGCAGTAAAGTGTTGATATTAAAGAACTTTGTTTTAGAGAAAACTTTTGGGTACCAATGTTTATTGAATGTTGCGACGGATCGCCATATGGCGGTAAGCTTTCTTTTGTGGATGCTATTAAAGAGTTATCATTACAAGCATAATCATCTTACAAGTTTATTATGTGTACTCTAACATAGGATTACAGTtgcaaaattatgtttttatttcacgTTATTATTATAGCCTAgtgtttaattataattacatactttagttatttcttattttaacttGCCTTGCATtatgtttttgtaataaatgtttatttgacGTGATTGGGATATATTTGTGCCATTGTTTTTCTAGAAACAATAAGTTGGACATAATTTCATATGGACCTATAACTATACATTTgaagtcaaagatatctttacacttgacTGCCTTGTCGCATTCACTTTGTGTTTGaacttatatataaaattatcagaaggcatag
This portion of the Choristoneura fumiferana chromosome 14, NRCan_CFum_1, whole genome shotgun sequence genome encodes:
- the LOC141435270 gene encoding uncharacterized protein; its protein translation is MASELPAEVNGINLADYFPSTRSYNSVVYVHKKFFNDHKEKAPIADISDKIENIEPIQKECKKKYKKDKLKNKVSNDEKNHNQTSVNNDEVLGQTIRFAKNIVPIVIPPNQDTSPVYYTIKTSRKSRVTKCKPRDSDLTHDLTYEKQQRKKIIETFRKEKYKSHTECYSHESVSRSSKSNTSENIIINHSLCCSFSEISEEKHNRLRKVSKKPEKRLMASESFEALATELLNTSGDANIKIHLMNDTAKDLFYASIRNPVIEAIKESVSEIITHKGSPECKVVHKYVQCHTQKLDNILDKLTCIEKKLNCADEKVKTQNVKVFKSALEEIGEDIIENEDMSEDEDVSNAYSALEQRKVRCPSGVTKLSPIQKNLEKELNIGGGEEMPGAKTSVTPKVLSDRPNRIPARYCWTDSTT